The window GCGGATCAGGGTTTCCATTTCCTCGCTGCGGCGGGATTCCAGACTCAGGACGTTCAGGCCAGCGAACCAGTCCATACGTCACCTCCTTCGGTGCGCGCGGCGTACACGGGGACGCTCACGCTGGGATCGTCGAGGCTCAGGCCGCTGTCGAGGTCGAAGGCGTGCTTGAGCAGGGGCGAGGCGACCTTCACGCGGGTCTGGCCGCCAGCGGTGTAACTGCCGGTCAGGCCGCGCGACAGGACGTTCGCGCCGGTGAAGGGGTCACGGTTCCCGATGGCGTACACGCGCTCACCGACGCGGAACACGGCGACCTGCTGGCCCGAGATGAGGGCGCACACGCCGGTGCCGGGCAGGATGTCGTCCAGCGCGCACACGCGCGTCATGGGGAGCGGAACTGGGGTGGGTGTGGCGGTGAGGGTCATGGCACTTCTCCTTGCGGCGGGCCCTGCGGTCAGGGTGAGGGTCGGGCTTCAGCGGGGTGTCAGCCGGGCGGGGGTGAGTCGGGTGGGGTTCAGTCGCCGCCGAGCATCGGCAGGGGGTAGAAGTGAGGGTGGTCGGCGGGGCGGATCTGGCCGCGCTCGTCCACCCACTGCACGCCGTCGTCACGGGCGTCCGTGTTGATGAAGGTGCGGAAACGGGCGCGGATGGCGGGGTCCGCGACAGCGGCGGCCCACTCGTCCTGGTACGTGCCGATGTGCCGCTGCATCTCGGCGTCCAGTTCGGCGCACAGGCCCAGGCGGTCGTCGATGATCACGGCCCTCAGGTACTCCAGGCCGCCCTCCAGGTTTTCAAGCCAGGCGCTGGTGCGCTGAAGGCGGTCGGCGGTGCGGACGTAGAACATCAGGTAGCGGTCCAGCAGCGTGATGACCTCGTCCTCGGTCAGGTCACTGGCGAGGAGCAGCGCGTGCTTGGGCGTCACGCCGCCGTTCCCGCCGACGTACACGTTCCAGCCCTTCTCGGTGGCGATGATCCCGAAGTCCTTGCTGCGGGCCTCGGCGCACTCGCGGGTGCAGCCGGACACGCCGCTCTTGAGCTTGTGGGGGCTGCGCAGGCCCCGGTAGCGCAGTTCCAGGCGGATGGCGAGGCTGGTGGAGTCCTGCACGCCGTAGCGGCACCAGGTGCTGCCGACGCAGCTTTTCACGGTGCGCAGGCTCTTGCCGTACGCGTGGCCGCTCTCGAAGCCGGCGGCGATCAGGGCCTCCCAGATGGCGGGCAGGTCATCCCGCTGCGCGCCGAGCAGGTCGATGCGCTGCCCGCCGGTGATCTTGCAGTACAG of the Deinococcus radiotolerans genome contains:
- the nirD gene encoding nitrite reductase small subunit NirD, whose amino-acid sequence is MTLTATPTPVPLPMTRVCALDDILPGTGVCALISGQQVAVFRVGERVYAIGNRDPFTGANVLSRGLTGSYTAGGQTRVKVASPLLKHAFDLDSGLSLDDPSVSVPVYAARTEGGDVWTGSLA